In Malus sylvestris chromosome 2, drMalSylv7.2, whole genome shotgun sequence, the genomic stretch atatacatacatacataccaTTTTGCAGTAGTATTCTAATTTTGACACGCTATTTTTTCTGCTTAATTTTCTGGTTGGCATGGAATTACTGAATGCGCGCAGAACTTTGCATTTGGATCCTAAATCACCAGAAGCTCAAGCTTTCGGTCAATTGGAAGGCAACTCTACTAAAACTGCCAGCAGTCTTGCTCCCAGTACTAGTGGTAAGTGTGCTAATATATTACTTACATTAATAGCAATATACGATAATTTGAATTAActacttttgcttttctctGCTTGAATAAAAattatagaaaacttcatttttatcTTTAAATAAGATTAACTTTTCAATAATACCATATTGaagattaaaaacttaaaatagtTCTTTGACTGATGTCCACGTCAGATTATATAGTTCATgtcatatttaattatttttctacaaatttattatatttttagtttaccTATATTGCCCTTAGGTACAGATAAGTGGTTAATCGTTTTGTAGTTCAGGATTCCTCGCGTCTCTGCCCGTTATGATTCCTCTATCCCTCGCCTATGCATCAGTTACGATTCATCTCTCCATCTCCGGCTTCAATgaagttttttcctttttctctgcTGATGACGATGTTCACGCTTCCTTTCTATATATTGATCCCGAAAATCAGTTTTTCTTTATTGGTTGGATTGTCTCATTATCAATTCATAGTAATCATCCTGATTTTTagaattttcttatataaactCTTGGGTCCAAATCAAAGTGAAGCAGTTGTTGTGCTATTCACTGGTGATTCGTGCATACTAGACTATTTTTCGTTCGGGTTTTCAGCACCAATTCCGACCAATTCCGACCAGTTGGGGTAAGTTTTGAAAACTGTAAAATGTTgttctttatttctctcaaaTGTTTCAATTTTACTTTTTTCAAATAGTTGAAACATGGATTTAACTTTGATCAAATTTGTGTTGGGGTTCACATGATTTTTACACAATGCATAttttgtgtttgatgaaatgctcaagtgaattgttttttaaatgaTCCCTCACATGGGAACTTGGTGGCTTAGTTTTACTAATCTGTGCATTAGTGAGAGTTTTTGTTAGTTCATTGtactcactttttttttatgttttatttgtttgtaggAGAAATGGAATTGGCCATCATTGGCAGGTGTAACCACAATGGAAAAACTGTAGCTTTCCCAATTTTTGGGAACACTTCATTCGCCGAGGTTTGTTCACATGTTTGTTCGAGGTTTGACGAATTGGTTGTTGGTACTTTTGATCTTACTTATGCTGCCCCCGGGCATCCATCATGTTTGATACAATCAGATATGGATGTCCGATTGATGCATCTATTTTTGATTAATGAAAAGAAAACTAGCATTGATATGAATATCAGTGATCACATGATAGTTGAGGCAGGAGCATATGCGAATGCAGAAATTCTTTTGTGGCGGAGGGCAATATCCCTGCTGATGACCGTGAGTTCTTAGGGAAATTTTCTGCACCTAGTGGGAGAATgtatagaggtcgcacttgatGCGATGTCAAGTACCTTcgtgagcggtaggtctcgggttcgagacttgggagcagcctctccataaatgggggtaaggctagccgacattcacctttcCCAGACcatgcgtaaagcgggagccttgtgcattgggtacgacctttttagtgGGAGAATGTATCTATCACATCCTTGGAGATCATATATATCAAACGTGGGCCAAAAGTTTGTTGGTGGTGTAGCAGAGTTTAGAGACAAATTGAAGAAGTATGCAGTTGAGGTAGGTTTCAAGTTTTCTTATGTAAAGAATGATAAGGAGAGGGTCACTGCAACATGCACCAAAAAGCTAGATGGGTGTCCTTGGCGGGTTTATGCCTCGGTGTGTCGTACTAATGGCTATTTTTATATTAGGAGGTTAAATAACAAT encodes the following:
- the LOC126584761 gene encoding uncharacterized protein LOC126584761 — encoded protein: MIPLSLAYASVTIHLSISGFNEVFSFFSADDDVHASFLYIDPENQFFFIGWIVSLSIHREMELAIIGRCNHNGKTVAFPIFGNTSFAEVCSHVCSRFDELVVGTFDLTYAAPGHPSCLIQSDMDVRLMHLFLINEKKTSIDMNISDHMIVEAGAYANAEILLWRRAISLLMTVSS